A single region of the bacterium genome encodes:
- the rpsC gene encoding 30S ribosomal protein S3, whose product MTHKTHPKVLRIRGIDGWESKGFYGKRFPRFLEEDFFIRKFLVKKLEEAGIESVKIERFPGKVNVIVKSARPGLIIGRGGSGAEELKKELKQKLIALKKRKREKAEIADIRIEIQEVKNPWTSAPLIGQAIARQIIKRVPFRRVMKQALGNVMENKEIKGAKIEMAGRLDGNEIARREWLKKGKLPRQTLRADIDYAHTSAFCTYGAIGIKVWLYKGERFE is encoded by the coding sequence ATGACGCATAAAACCCACCCTAAAGTTTTAAGGATAAGAGGCATTGACGGCTGGGAGTCCAAGGGATTTTACGGAAAGCGTTTCCCTAGATTTTTAGAGGAAGACTTTTTTATAAGGAAGTTTTTGGTAAAGAAGCTTGAAGAGGCCGGGATTGAGAGCGTCAAGATAGAAAGGTTTCCGGGCAAAGTCAACGTTATCGTCAAAAGTGCCAGGCCGGGCTTGATCATCGGCCGGGGCGGCAGCGGCGCCGAAGAGCTAAAAAAGGAATTGAAACAAAAACTAATCGCCCTGAAAAAAAGGAAAAGAGAGAAAGCCGAGATCGCCGACATCAGAATCGAGATCCAGGAGGTGAAGAATCCCTGGACCTCGGCTCCTCTGATCGGGCAGGCGATTGCCAGGCAGATTATCAAAAGGGTTCCGTTCAGGAGAGTAATGAAGCAGGCTTTGGGAAACGTCATGGAGAACAAGGAAATCAAGGGGGCAAAAATTGAGATGGCCGGGCGTCTTGACGGCAACGAGATCGCCAGGAGAGAATGGCTCAAGAAAGGAAAATTGCCGCGCCAGACCTTGAGAGCCGACATTGACTATGCCCACACTTCGGCTTTCTGTACCTACGGAGCCATCGGCATAAAGGTCTGGCTTTATAAGGGAGAAAGATTTGAGTGA
- the secY gene encoding preprotein translocase subunit SecY, translated as MWYRKVLQIFKVPELRNKVLFVLGIFAIFRIMANIPIPGIEAEKLRQFFEGNQFFGLLNIFSGGALDNLSIVMLGLGPYITGTIILQLLTMIFPALEKLYKEEGERGRQKFNQYGRILTIPLAVLQGYAMLSIFHQQGIVGKLEPLALLTSLLTISAGTMMLVWLGELISEKKIGNGVSLLIFAGIIAEFPNNIRQMAATYDPTRLFSYILFFVSSLAIIGGVVLITEARRNIPVSYAKRVRGTKLYGGVSTYLPLNINPAGVIPIIFAISFLLFPTMLANFFGGLAGPVGSFFKQMGVFFQNQVVYGILYFVLVFVFTFFYTMVTFDPKSIANNLQKMGGFVPGIRPGASTATFISMILNRVLVVGAFFLGLIAVMPSIVQGITGVQAFQFLVGGTSLLIVVSVVLETIRAVNSQLEMREYDTF; from the coding sequence ATGTGGTACAGAAAGGTTTTGCAAATATTCAAGGTGCCCGAGCTTCGCAATAAGGTCCTTTTTGTCTTGGGCATTTTCGCCATTTTTAGGATTATGGCCAATATCCCGATTCCGGGCATTGAAGCGGAAAAGCTCCGCCAGTTTTTCGAGGGCAACCAGTTCTTCGGGCTTTTGAATATCTTTTCCGGAGGCGCTTTAGACAACCTGTCGATCGTCATGCTCGGCTTGGGACCCTACATCACCGGCACCATCATCCTCCAGCTTCTGACGATGATCTTTCCGGCCTTAGAAAAGCTTTACAAGGAAGAAGGGGAAAGGGGCCGCCAGAAATTCAATCAGTACGGCAGGATTCTGACCATTCCCCTGGCCGTGCTTCAGGGCTATGCCATGCTTTCAATATTCCATCAGCAGGGGATTGTCGGCAAGCTTGAGCCCTTGGCTCTTTTGACTTCGCTTTTGACGATCAGCGCCGGTACGATGATGCTGGTCTGGTTGGGCGAGCTGATTTCCGAAAAGAAGATTGGCAACGGCGTTTCCCTGCTGATTTTTGCCGGCATTATCGCCGAGTTCCCAAACAACATTCGCCAGATGGCCGCCACTTACGATCCGACTCGGCTTTTCTCCTACATTCTTTTCTTCGTTTCTTCTCTGGCGATCATCGGCGGAGTCGTTTTGATCACTGAAGCTCGAAGGAATATTCCGGTTTCCTACGCTAAAAGAGTCAGAGGCACCAAGCTCTACGGCGGAGTCTCCACCTATCTGCCTTTAAATATTAATCCGGCCGGCGTCATTCCGATTATCTTTGCCATATCTTTCCTGCTATTCCCGACGATGCTGGCCAATTTTTTCGGCGGCCTGGCCGGCCCGGTCGGCAGCTTTTTCAAGCAAATGGGAGTTTTTTTTCAGAACCAAGTGGTTTACGGCATCCTCTATTTTGTCCTGGTTTTCGTCTTCACTTTTTTCTATACGATGGTCACCTTTGATCCAAAGAGTATTGCCAACAATTTACAGAAAATGGGCGGTTTTGTTCCCGGGATCAGACCGGGCGCCTCTACCGCCACTTTTATTTCTATGATTTTAAACCGGGTGCTGGTCGTGGGAGCGTTCTTTTTGGGCTTAATCGCGGTCATGCCTTCAATCGTCCAAGGGATAACCGGAGTCCAGGCGTTCCAATTTTTGGTCGGCGGCACCTCACTTTTGATCGTCGTCTCGGTCGTTCTGGAGACGATCCGCGCCGTCAACTCCCAGCTGGAGATGAGAGAGTACGACACCTTCTAA
- a CDS encoding 30S ribosomal protein S5 yields MIVPNRGERRTGFARGSFSKPVSEFDSKLLDLARVTRVTAGGKHMRFRAVVVAGNKKGKVGVGVSKGSDVQQAVEKATRIARKHLIEVPIVNDTIPHEVFAKYGPARILLKPQRQGRGLVAGGTIRTICLLAGIKNISSKILGRTGNKLNNARATIEALEKLRIKKTKNATAPAEAKS; encoded by the coding sequence ATGATTGTTCCAAACAGAGGAGAAAGAAGAACGGGATTTGCCAGAGGCTCTTTTTCAAAGCCGGTTTCCGAATTCGACTCAAAACTCCTGGACCTGGCTAGAGTCACCAGGGTGACGGCCGGAGGCAAGCACATGAGATTCAGGGCGGTGGTCGTGGCCGGCAACAAGAAAGGAAAGGTCGGGGTCGGGGTTTCAAAAGGTTCTGACGTCCAGCAGGCGGTAGAAAAAGCCACCAGGATTGCCCGCAAACATCTGATCGAGGTTCCGATAGTCAACGACACCATTCCCCACGAAGTTTTTGCCAAATACGGGCCGGCCAGGATTCTGCTCAAGCCTCAGCGCCAGGGGCGGGGATTAGTTGCCGGAGGAACAATCCGGACGATCTGTCTTTTGGCCGGGATCAAGAACATTTCTTCAAAGATTTTAGGAAGAACCGGAAACAAGTTGAATAACGCCAGGGCGACGATCGAGGCCCTGGAAAAGCTGAGAATTAAGAAAACCAAAAATGCAACTGCACCAGCTGAAGCCAAATCATAA
- the rpsQ gene encoding 30S ribosomal protein S17, protein MPKRQLTGKIVSDKMSKTIVVRVERQKLYPKYKARYRVSKKYKAHVDNKDYRVGDRVVIEETRPMSKDKRWRVIKKII, encoded by the coding sequence ATGCCAAAACGCCAACTAACAGGAAAAATTGTTTCCGATAAAATGTCAAAGACCATCGTAGTTCGAGTTGAGCGGCAGAAGTTATACCCGAAATACAAAGCGAGATACAGAGTGTCAAAAAAATACAAAGCCCACGTAGATAACAAAGACTACCGGGTCGGCGACAGGGTCGTTATTGAGGAAACCCGGCCGATGTCTAAAGATAAAAGATGGAGAGTTATTAAGAAAATCATTTAA
- the rpmC gene encoding 50S ribosomal protein L29, producing MKASQKINEWSHTPDEALKADLRSLKEKQRSLRFLLVSGKLKNVCEVRELRKDIARISTVLKQKSKKEE from the coding sequence ATGAAAGCATCACAGAAAATAAATGAATGGAGCCATACTCCGGACGAAGCCCTGAAAGCCGATCTCCGGAGTCTGAAAGAAAAACAGCGGTCCCTGCGGTTTTTGCTGGTTTCCGGCAAGCTGAAAAACGTCTGCGAGGTCAGAGAGTTGAGAAAAGACATTGCGAGGATCTCAACGGTTTTGAAACAGAAGTCTAAAAAAGAGGAGTAA
- a CDS encoding M24 family metallopeptidase: MILIKTSEEIKIMAEGGKILAKIMAELEKAIGPGIATKELNRLAEGLIFEFGGKPSFKDYDGFPASLCVSINEQVVHALPGSRIIKQGDLVSLDLGILYKGLHTDMARTFAVGKASPLAEKLIVVTKKALEIAKKTAKPGIKLEDISRAIQQYVESQVYSVQGTDDPSQAKLGNRGFNVIRELCGHGIGRELHEEPQILNFVGEDYGGDEEVILKEGMVFCVEPMVAAGHWKLKKSSDSFGYETKDGSLSCHFEDTVALTVKGLEVLTRL, encoded by the coding sequence ATGATTTTAATTAAAACTTCAGAGGAAATTAAGATAATGGCTGAAGGCGGTAAGATCCTGGCTAAAATAATGGCAGAGCTGGAAAAAGCGATAGGGCCCGGAATCGCCACCAAAGAGTTAAACAGGCTCGCCGAGGGCCTGATTTTTGAGTTTGGAGGAAAACCTTCTTTCAAGGACTATGACGGTTTTCCCGCCAGCCTTTGCGTTTCTATAAACGAGCAGGTTGTCCATGCCTTGCCCGGCTCCAGGATTATCAAACAGGGCGATCTGGTTTCTTTAGACCTCGGGATTTTATACAAGGGGCTTCATACCGACATGGCGAGAACATTTGCCGTAGGCAAAGCCAGCCCTTTGGCGGAAAAACTGATCGTTGTCACCAAAAAGGCGCTGGAAATTGCCAAAAAAACGGCAAAGCCGGGAATTAAGCTAGAAGACATCAGCCGGGCAATCCAGCAATATGTTGAATCTCAAGTCTATTCGGTCCAAGGGACCGACGACCCGTCCCAAGCGAAGCTTGGGAATAGGGGTTTTAATGTTATCAGAGAGCTTTGCGGCCATGGTATAGGCCGGGAATTACACGAAGAGCCCCAGATCCTGAACTTTGTCGGCGAGGACTATGGCGGAGACGAAGAAGTTATTTTAAAAGAGGGCATGGTTTTTTGCGTCGAGCCGATGGTGGCGGCAGGACACTGGAAACTGAAAAAATCTTCAGACAGCTTTGGCTACGAGACTAAAGACGGCAGTTTATCCTGCCATTTTGAGGACACGGTAGCCTTGACCGTCAAAGGGCTTGAGGTCTTGACCAGGTTGTAA
- a CDS encoding type Z 30S ribosomal protein S14 — protein MATEAQIAKSNKKPKFKTRIVRRCWRCGRKRGFMRDFGLCRICFREAASLGQIPGITKSSW, from the coding sequence ATGGCAACCGAAGCCCAAATCGCAAAATCTAACAAAAAGCCAAAGTTTAAGACCCGGATTGTCAGGAGGTGTTGGCGGTGCGGCAGGAAAAGGGGATTTATGAGGGATTTTGGCCTTTGCCGGATTTGTTTTCGGGAAGCGGCCAGCCTCGGACAAATCCCCGGAATTACAAAGTCATCGTGGTGA
- a CDS encoding glycosyltransferase family 2 protein: MKLSVIIPAYNEERRLPKTLGEIDVYLKRQTFDYEIIVVSDGSKDGTAAVVRGLASVIQNLRLIDNKENHGKGYVVRQGLLGAGGDYRLFTDADNSTAISEIEKMWPELEKGIEIVIGSRDIKGAIIEPPQPFYRVMLGNIFNLIVQAILGLWGIWDTQCGFKIMSASACQKILPKCRIDRWAFDPEILVLAKKMGYKIGQTPVRWANDPESKVKFKGMVRMLLEVLQIRWNMIRGRY; the protein is encoded by the coding sequence ATGAAACTTTCAGTCATAATTCCGGCTTACAATGAGGAAAGGCGATTACCCAAGACTTTGGGGGAAATTGACGTTTATCTAAAGCGGCAGACTTTTGATTATGAAATCATTGTTGTCAGTGATGGCTCAAAAGACGGCACAGCCGCAGTTGTCAGGGGCCTGGCCTCTGTAATTCAAAATTTGCGGTTGATTGATAATAAAGAAAATCATGGCAAGGGCTATGTCGTCAGGCAGGGATTATTGGGGGCAGGGGGGGATTATCGGCTTTTTACGGACGCTGACAACTCTACTGCCATCAGCGAAATTGAAAAAATGTGGCCTGAATTGGAAAAAGGCATTGAAATAGTGATCGGCTCGAGGGATATTAAGGGAGCGATAATTGAGCCGCCCCAGCCGTTTTACCGGGTAATGCTGGGAAATATATTTAATTTGATTGTTCAAGCAATTTTGGGGCTTTGGGGTATTTGGGATACCCAATGCGGTTTTAAAATCATGTCCGCCAGCGCTTGCCAAAAAATCCTGCCTAAGTGTCGAATTGACCGTTGGGCGTTTGACCCGGAGATTTTGGTTCTCGCCAAAAAAATGGGATATAAGATCGGCCAGACTCCGGTGCGCTGGGCCAATGATCCGGAGAGCAAGGTGAAATTCAAGGGCATGGTCAGGATGCTGTTAGAAGTGTTGCAGATTAGATGGAACATGATAAGGGGCAGATACTAA
- the rplP gene encoding 50S ribosomal protein L16, giving the protein MLLPKKVKHRKWHRGRSRGIENRATELAFGSYGLKSLGTCWISSRQIEAGRRAILRYFKKGGKMWIRIFPDKPVTTKGNEVSLGGGKGGVDHYVFPIRPGRLIFEIDGIDEEAARKALKTAGDKLPIKTKFVKKT; this is encoded by the coding sequence ATGCTACTACCTAAAAAAGTAAAACATCGCAAATGGCATAGGGGCAGATCTCGGGGGATAGAAAACAGGGCGACCGAGCTGGCCTTCGGATCCTATGGCTTAAAAAGCCTTGGTACCTGCTGGATTTCCAGCCGCCAGATAGAAGCTGGCAGAAGGGCCATTTTGCGCTATTTTAAAAAAGGTGGCAAGATGTGGATAAGGATATTTCCCGACAAACCGGTGACCACTAAGGGAAACGAAGTTTCTTTGGGAGGCGGCAAAGGCGGAGTCGACCACTATGTTTTTCCGATCAGGCCGGGCCGCTTGATTTTCGAGATTGACGGCATTGACGAGGAAGCCGCCCGCAAAGCCCTGAAAACTGCCGGAGACAAATTGCCGATCAAGACAAAGTTTGTTAAGAAGACATAA
- the rplN gene encoding 50S ribosomal protein L14, giving the protein MIQLLTNLKVADNSGAKVIECIQVRGGSKRKCGAIGDVIVAVVKEAEPRRLVKKHEIVKAVIVRQKKAFRRKDGSYVRFDENSAVILEGATKDPKGGRIFGPIPKEIKERGYDKIANMAEEIV; this is encoded by the coding sequence ATGATTCAACTGTTAACCAATTTAAAAGTGGCCGACAACAGCGGCGCCAAAGTCATCGAATGTATCCAGGTCAGGGGCGGCTCAAAGCGAAAGTGCGGAGCCATCGGCGACGTCATCGTCGCCGTCGTCAAGGAAGCCGAGCCCCGGAGGCTGGTGAAAAAGCACGAAATCGTCAAAGCGGTGATCGTCAGGCAGAAAAAGGCTTTTCGCCGGAAGGACGGCAGCTACGTTCGTTTTGACGAGAACTCGGCGGTCATTCTTGAAGGCGCGACCAAGGATCCCAAGGGCGGTAGGATTTTCGGGCCTATCCCTAAGGAAATAAAGGAAAGAGGCTATGATAAAATCGCCAACATGGCAGAAGAGATAGTTTGA
- the rplF gene encoding 50S ribosomal protein L6 — protein sequence MSRVGKKLILIPAGVKVEIKGQDVSVAGPKGQLGFKVPDGVIAEIKDGSLSFSLESKIEKRRLKKIPALWGLARNHIANLIEGVVNGYQKALEFEGLGYRAQIENGDLVLWVGFSHPLRVKKAEGIEFSVEKNVIRISGIDKSLVGQTAAKIRKLRPPDAYKAKGIRYFGEVIKKKAGKKATTATTK from the coding sequence ATGTCCAGGGTAGGCAAAAAATTAATTCTAATTCCTGCTGGAGTGAAGGTAGAAATAAAAGGCCAGGACGTTTCGGTGGCCGGCCCAAAAGGCCAGCTCGGCTTTAAGGTTCCGGACGGCGTCATCGCCGAAATCAAAGACGGCAGCCTTTCATTTTCTTTGGAGAGCAAGATCGAGAAAAGGAGGCTAAAAAAGATTCCGGCTCTTTGGGGATTAGCCAGGAATCATATCGCCAACCTGATCGAAGGCGTGGTCAATGGCTACCAAAAGGCTTTGGAATTCGAGGGCTTGGGCTACCGGGCTCAGATAGAGAATGGCGATCTTGTCTTGTGGGTCGGTTTCAGTCATCCTTTAAGAGTCAAAAAGGCAGAGGGGATCGAATTCAGCGTCGAGAAGAACGTCATTAGGATTTCCGGCATTGACAAAAGCCTGGTCGGCCAGACGGCGGCTAAAATCCGCAAGCTCCGCCCGCCCGACGCCTATAAAGCCAAGGGCATTCGCTATTTTGGCGAGGTAATTAAGAAAAAGGCTGGCAAGAAAGCAACCACCGCCACGACGAAGTAG
- the rplB gene encoding 50S ribosomal protein L2, which produces MYKELDKKEPEKRLLKFLRRRGGRGYGGRICVRHRGGGAKRLYRILDFGQEKIGLSAKVLSLEYDPFRTAFIALLEYEDKDKRYVIAPQGLKVGDEVLIKDNAEIKSGNRLRLKNVPVGITVFNIELEPGRGGKLVRSAGNNATVLAQEGGLTHLVMPSRETRKILDDCFATVGAVSHGEHMFKNVGKAGTNRRKGIRPTVRGSAMNPPDHPHGGGEGKTPIGLKYPKTPWGKPAKGVKTRKGKKRSDRFIIERRKKK; this is translated from the coding sequence ATGTATAAAGAATTAGATAAAAAAGAACCGGAAAAGAGACTGCTGAAGTTTCTAAGAAGGAGAGGCGGACGCGGCTACGGCGGCAGGATTTGCGTCCGCCACCGGGGCGGCGGAGCAAAAAGGCTTTACCGAATTTTGGATTTCGGCCAGGAAAAAATCGGTCTTTCGGCCAAAGTTTTGTCTCTGGAATACGATCCTTTCAGAACTGCTTTTATCGCCCTTTTGGAGTATGAGGACAAGGACAAGAGGTACGTGATCGCTCCCCAGGGCTTGAAAGTTGGAGACGAAGTGCTTATAAAAGACAATGCCGAGATAAAATCGGGCAACCGCTTGCGGCTTAAGAACGTTCCGGTCGGAATCACGGTTTTTAACATTGAACTGGAGCCGGGCAGGGGCGGGAAACTGGTCAGGTCCGCGGGTAATAATGCCACCGTCTTAGCCCAGGAAGGCGGGTTGACCCATTTGGTTATGCCTTCGAGAGAAACCAGGAAGATTCTCGACGACTGTTTTGCCACCGTGGGAGCTGTTTCCCACGGAGAGCATATGTTTAAAAATGTTGGCAAGGCAGGCACTAATCGTAGAAAAGGAATTAGGCCGACGGTCAGAGGATCAGCCATGAATCCGCCCGACCATCCCCACGGCGGCGGCGAGGGCAAAACCCCGATCGGCTTGAAATATCCGAAAACTCCTTGGGGAAAACCGGCAAAAGGAGTCAAGACCAGGAAAGGAAAGAAGAGATCTGACAGATTTATTATCGAAAGAAGAAAGAAAAAATAA
- the rplR gene encoding 50S ribosomal protein L18 — MDIKETRQKRIRRKLRVRAKVFGTSERPRLSVFRSIAHIYAQLVDDEKGKTVVSASDFGLGKKAGKTLQAGEVGRLIAKKALGKKIKKVVFDRGGFKYHGRVKALAEGARKAGLKF; from the coding sequence ATGGATATAAAAGAAACGAGGCAAAAACGAATAAGGAGAAAATTACGAGTAAGGGCGAAAGTTTTTGGGACATCGGAACGGCCGCGGCTTTCGGTTTTCCGGTCGATCGCCCACATTTATGCCCAACTAGTTGACGATGAAAAGGGCAAGACTGTTGTTTCTGCTTCCGATTTTGGACTGGGCAAGAAGGCGGGCAAAACCCTGCAGGCAGGAGAAGTCGGCAGACTGATCGCCAAAAAGGCTCTAGGTAAGAAAATCAAGAAAGTCGTTTTCGACAGGGGCGGTTTCAAGTATCACGGCCGGGTGAAAGCCTTGGCCGAAGGCGCCAGGAAAGCCGGTTTAAAGTTTTAA
- the rpsH gene encoding 30S ribosomal protein S8, translating into MDPIAQMLNGIKNAQAASRETVSFAFSNFKHELLKILEKFHFVGKVEKKGRGAKKTLEVALKYENGLPAVSGFKKISKSSQRIYLGAKRIKSTKRGSGIVVVSTSKGLMPVFEAKKKNLGGEVICEIW; encoded by the coding sequence ATGGATCCTATTGCCCAAATGTTAAACGGAATCAAGAACGCCCAGGCGGCTTCCAGAGAGACGGTTTCTTTTGCTTTTTCCAATTTTAAGCACGAACTTTTGAAAATTTTGGAGAAATTCCATTTTGTCGGCAAGGTGGAAAAGAAAGGGAGAGGCGCAAAAAAGACGCTCGAAGTCGCTTTAAAATATGAAAACGGCTTGCCCGCGGTTTCTGGATTTAAAAAGATTTCTAAATCCAGCCAGCGGATTTATCTTGGAGCAAAGAGAATAAAGTCGACGAAAAGGGGATCGGGCATCGTCGTTGTTTCAACTTCAAAGGGGCTGATGCCGGTTTTTGAGGCAAAGAAAAAGAATCTCGGCGGAGAAGTTATCTGCGAGATATGGTAA
- the rpsS gene encoding 30S ribosomal protein S19, which produces MSRSLKKGPYIDEKLLAKIKALKPEAREIIKTWSRRATICPEMIGFTFGVHNGKEFIPIQITEEMVGHHLGEFSPSTKFSRHGGRMQRELEAKATETEAAKVQAAKETEAKPAAGKPTK; this is translated from the coding sequence ATGTCGCGCAGTTTAAAAAAAGGTCCATATATCGATGAAAAGCTGCTGGCCAAGATCAAGGCTTTAAAGCCCGAGGCCAGAGAGATAATCAAAACTTGGTCGAGGAGAGCGACTATTTGCCCGGAGATGATCGGTTTTACCTTCGGAGTCCACAACGGCAAAGAATTCATTCCGATTCAGATTACCGAGGAAATGGTCGGCCATCATCTTGGCGAGTTTTCTCCAAGCACGAAGTTTTCCCGCCACGGCGGCAGGATGCAGAGAGAGCTGGAGGCCAAAGCAACAGAAACAGAAGCGGCTAAGGTGCAGGCAGCGAAGGAAACGGAAGCCAAGCCAGCAGCAGGGAAACCGACTAAGTAA
- the rplX gene encoding 50S ribosomal protein L24, protein MRIKKGDQVIIISGKDRSKKGKVLKVFPKENRVLVEGLNLRKKHLKPKKSGEKGETIQVSVPLDASNVKFVCPKCSQPARLGYKLTEKKKFRVCKKCNQEI, encoded by the coding sequence ATGAGAATAAAGAAAGGAGATCAAGTCATTATTATTTCCGGCAAGGACAGATCGAAGAAAGGCAAAGTTCTCAAGGTTTTCCCAAAAGAAAATCGGGTTTTGGTCGAGGGCCTGAACCTGAGGAAAAAGCATTTAAAGCCGAAGAAGTCCGGGGAAAAGGGGGAAACGATCCAGGTTTCTGTTCCCCTGGATGCTTCTAATGTGAAATTCGTCTGCCCGAAGTGCAGCCAGCCGGCCAGGCTGGGCTATAAATTAACGGAGAAAAAGAAATTTAGAGTTTGTAAAAAGTGCAATCAGGAAATATGA
- the rplO gene encoding 50S ribosomal protein L15 codes for MQLHQLKPNHKPKRGKRIGRGGKKGTYSGKGIKGQNSRSGRLLKPLIRDVIKRYPKLRGHRSIVRPRFRISLNLSEIDKSFKDGEAVTLKALAQKGLVSFLGKKTPEIKILGQGELTRTLNFEGFRFSRSAQEKIKKAGGSIETK; via the coding sequence ATGCAACTGCACCAGCTGAAGCCAAATCATAAACCAAAAAGGGGGAAAAGAATCGGCCGGGGCGGGAAAAAAGGCACTTATTCGGGAAAAGGCATCAAAGGGCAAAATTCCCGTTCTGGCAGGCTCTTGAAACCGCTCATCAGGGATGTCATCAAGAGGTATCCAAAACTCAGGGGCCACAGATCGATAGTCAGGCCCAGATTTAGGATTTCCTTGAATTTGAGCGAGATCGACAAGTCTTTTAAAGACGGCGAGGCGGTCACTTTGAAAGCCCTGGCTCAAAAAGGGCTGGTTTCGTTTTTAGGGAAGAAAACTCCGGAAATTAAGATTCTGGGGCAGGGCGAGCTGACCAGAACTTTGAATTTTGAAGGTTTTCGGTTTTCCAGGTCTGCCCAAGAAAAAATCAAGAAAGCCGGAGGCAGCATTGAAACTAAGTAA
- a CDS encoding nucleoside monophosphate kinase, with product MTKNVKRVVIVMGPPGSGKGTQASLLSDKLNLYYLETSKVLEARIMNARKGEFTVVGGKKYFLSDEKKRWQTGLLNSDPFTNFLMREKISEFFAKGESLLLAGSPRSVDQAKDLLPFLKKLYGAKNIKVILLEVSAKESIFRNSHRKICELMRHPILYSKETLKLKRCPLDGSKLLKRKKLDDPKTIRARLEVYKNTTLPMVGYFKKQGISVKRINGSPAPAIVFKNILKVLGEKA from the coding sequence ATGACAAAAAATGTAAAGCGGGTGGTGATAGTCATGGGGCCGCCCGGAAGCGGCAAAGGCACCCAGGCCAGTCTTTTATCGGACAAGCTCAATTTGTATTATCTGGAAACGAGCAAAGTGCTTGAGGCGAGAATAATGAATGCCCGAAAGGGAGAGTTTACGGTTGTTGGCGGCAAGAAATATTTTCTCAGTGACGAGAAAAAAAGATGGCAAACAGGACTTTTAAACAGCGACCCCTTCACTAATTTTCTGATGAGAGAAAAGATTTCCGAGTTTTTTGCCAAAGGCGAGAGCTTGCTTTTGGCGGGCAGCCCCCGATCGGTTGACCAGGCAAAAGATTTGCTGCCTTTCTTAAAAAAGCTTTACGGCGCCAAAAATATCAAAGTTATTCTGCTTGAGGTTTCTGCCAAGGAAAGCATTTTCCGCAACTCTCACCGGAAAATCTGCGAGCTTATGCGCCACCCGATCCTTTATTCAAAAGAAACGCTTAAATTGAAGCGCTGCCCGCTTGATGGCTCAAAATTATTGAAAAGAAAGAAATTGGACGATCCAAAAACCATCAGGGCTCGCCTCGAGGTTTATAAAAATACGACTTTGCCTATGGTTGGTTATTTCAAAAAACAAGGGATTTCCGTCAAAAGAATCAACGGCTCTCCGGCGCCGGCCATTGTTTTTAAAAACATTCTAAAGGTTCTAGGCGAAAAAGCGTAG
- the rplE gene encoding 50S ribosomal protein L5 produces the protein MRFKERYQKEVIPKMMEKFGYQNKMAVPRIEKAVVNTGFGKQVAGLSGEENKKFCQAVLDDLASICGQKGVLTFSKKSIASFKLREGVAIGAKVTLRGEKLADFIDRLIRVALPRSRDFRGIDPKSLDKEGNLSLGLKEQIIFPEVSPESAKKIFGLEIAIATTAKTREESLELLRLLGFPIKS, from the coding sequence ATGCGTTTCAAAGAAAGATATCAAAAGGAAGTAATTCCTAAAATGATGGAAAAATTCGGCTATCAAAATAAGATGGCTGTTCCTAGAATTGAAAAGGCGGTGGTCAATACCGGTTTCGGCAAGCAGGTGGCCGGCCTTTCCGGCGAAGAAAATAAGAAGTTTTGCCAGGCGGTCCTGGACGACTTGGCTTCGATCTGCGGCCAGAAAGGGGTTCTGACCTTTTCCAAGAAGTCGATTGCTTCTTTTAAATTGAGGGAAGGAGTCGCCATCGGCGCCAAGGTGACTTTGAGGGGAGAGAAGCTGGCAGATTTTATCGACCGCCTGATCAGGGTCGCGTTGCCGAGATCGCGGGATTTCCGGGGCATTGATCCGAAAAGCCTGGACAAAGAGGGAAATTTGAGCCTCGGTCTAAAGGAACAGATCATTTTTCCCGAAGTTTCTCCGGAAAGCGCCAAAAAGATTTTCGGCTTGGAAATCGCCATTGCGACCACGGCCAAAACAAGAGAAGAGAGTCTCGAGCTGTTAAGATTATTGGGGTTTCCAATTAAGTCATAA